A portion of the Manduca sexta isolate Smith_Timp_Sample1 chromosome 20, JHU_Msex_v1.0, whole genome shotgun sequence genome contains these proteins:
- the LOC115456386 gene encoding putative sodium-dependent multivitamin transporter isoform X1, translated as MQQFVFGVWDYVIMAATMIASIAIGLYFRFSGGKQKTNEEYLMANRNMSILPVAVSLMASFMSAITLLGVSAENYYYGMQFVVINISYGIATPIISRLYLPVFFGLQKTSTYEYLELRFGPQIRMLASLTYTFQMVLYNGIVLYAPAIVLESVTGLDRLISILVVGLVCTFYSTLGGMKAVLFTDLLQSLLMFVAVFSVVVFSAMQVGGFGQIFVLAAEGGRLDMFNFSIDPTERNTWWSLTFGGLLTYLSLYAVNHTQVQRLLTVSTLDRSRQCLWWSWPVLSVLSIVTCISGIGIYAAFKDCDPLTYHGITSMDQLMPYYVVSAMRSAPGLPGLFVAGIFSASLSTVSASCNALAAVTLTDYLSRWCVIPSSYIPWLTKLAACAYGLIFLALAFMAEYLGGVLQAAFTIFGAVGGPLFGVFTLGMFTTFANERGTSIALLSGMALTLWISFGGPRPPPVKLPLSLEACPFNVTAPVPAALKTVDYFYPYRISYLWTSPIGFVWVLAVGSIISLLWRQQHPWERAMKPHPDPALFTPPLAKRLRAKYGDKAEVQCELLKKNDVQELH; from the exons ATGCAGCAGTTTGTGTTTGGCGTGTGGGACTACGTCATAATGGCGGCTACAATGATAGCTTCCATAGCCATTGGACTCTACTTCCGATTCAGTGGAGGCAAACAGAAAACAAATGAG GAATACCTCATGGCTAACCGAAACATGTCGATCTTACCCGTGGCTGTGTCTTTGATGGCTTCATTCATGTCGGCCATCACGCTCTTGGGAGTATCAGCGGAAAATTATTACTACGGAATGCAATTCGTCGTCATAAACATTTCCTATGGCATTGCCACACCGATCATCAGCCGATTATACCTGCCAGTGTTCTTCGGACTACAAAAGACGAGTACATATGAGTACTTGGAACTTCGGTTTGGGCCGCAAATCCGAATGTTGGCCTCACTGACTTATACTTTCCAGATGGTATTATACAATGGAATAGTGTTGTATGCACCAGCGATTGTTCTAGAATCAGTGACTGGACTGGACCGACTCATTTCTATTCTAGTCGTTGGATTAGTTTGTACATTCTATTCCACTCTGGGTGGAATGAAAGCAGTATTATTTACAGATCTCCTTCAATCCTTACTTATGTTTGTTGCTGTGTTTAGTGTTGTTGTATTTAGCGCGATGCAAGTTGGAGGTTTCGGTCAAATATTTGTGCTTGCTGCCGAAGGCGGACGATTGGATATGTTTAA TTTCAGTATAGATCCAACAGAACGGAACACTTGGTGGTCTCTTACATTTGGCGGCTTATTAACCTACCTATCATTATACGCTGTAAACCATACGcag GTACAACGATTGCTAACAGTGAGCACATTGGACCGTTCCCGACAATGTCTGTGGTGGAGTTGGCCCGTACTCTCTGTGCTCAGTATAGTTACGTGCATCAGTGGCATCGGGATATACGCCGCTTTCAAGGACTGCGATCCGCTCACATACCATGGAATTACTTCG ATGGATCAATTAATGCCATATTACGTGGTAAGTGCTATGAGGTCGGCACCGGGGCTTCCAGGGTTATTTGTGGCTGGAATTTTCAGTGCTTCGTTGTCTACTGTATCGGCTTCTTGCAACGCGTTAGCTGCCGTCACGCTTACTGACTACCTGAGCAG ATGGTGCGTTATACCTTCCTCGTATATACCATGGTTGACGAAGCTAGCCGCTTGCGCCTATGGTTTAATATTTCTGGCTCTCGCCTTTATGGCTGAATATTTGGGAGGAGTGCTTCAAGCCGCTTTTACGATATTTGGTGCAGTTGGAGGTCCACTATTCGGGGTATTCACGCTTGGAATGTTTACGACTTTCGCCAATGAAAGG ggtACTTCCATTGCTCTTTTGAGTGGCATGGCGTTAACTTTGTGGATCAGTTTTGGTGGGCCTCGTCCACCCCCTGTCAAGTTACCTCTGAGCTTGGAAGCTTGTCCATTTAATGTCACTGCCCCAGTGCCGGCAGCATTAAAAACTGTTGACTACTTCTATCCATACAGAATATCGTACTTGTGGACTAGCCcg ATCGGCTTCGTGTGGGTGCTAGCTGTGGGGTCCATAATATCGTTGTTATGGCGCCAGCAACACCCGTGGGAGCGAGCTATGAAACCGCATCCCGACCCTGCTCTCTTCACTCCGCCTTTAGCTAAAAGGCTGAGAGCTAAGTATGGAGACAAAGCAGAAGTGCag
- the LOC115456386 gene encoding putative sodium-dependent multivitamin transporter isoform X2: MQQFVFGVWDYVIMAATMIASIAIGLYFRFSGGKQKTNEEYLMANRNMSILPVAVSLMASFMSAITLLGVSAENYYYGMQFVVINISYGIATPIISRLYLPVFFGLQKTSTYEYLELRFGPQIRMLASLTYTFQMVLYNGIVLYAPAIVLESVTGLDRLISILVVGLVCTFYSTLGGMKAVLFTDLLQSLLMFVAVFSVVVFSAMQVGGFGQIFVLAAEGGRLDMFNFSIDPTERNTWWSLTFGGLLTYLSLYAVNHTQVQRLLTVSTLDRSRQCLWWSWPVLSVLSIVTCISGIGIYAAFKDCDPLTYHGITSMDQLMPYYVVSAMRSAPGLPGLFVAGIFSASLSTVSASCNALAAVTLTDYLSRWCVIPSSYIPWLTKLAACAYGLIFLALAFMAEYLGGVLQAAFTIFGAVGGPLFGVFTLGMFTTFANERGTSIALLSGMALTLWISFGGPRPPPVKLPLSLEACPFNVTAPVPAALKTVDYFYPYRISYLWTSPIGFVWVLAVGSIISLLWRQQHPWERAMKPHPDPALFTPPLAKRLRAKYGDKAEVQIDTTKL; encoded by the exons ATGCAGCAGTTTGTGTTTGGCGTGTGGGACTACGTCATAATGGCGGCTACAATGATAGCTTCCATAGCCATTGGACTCTACTTCCGATTCAGTGGAGGCAAACAGAAAACAAATGAG GAATACCTCATGGCTAACCGAAACATGTCGATCTTACCCGTGGCTGTGTCTTTGATGGCTTCATTCATGTCGGCCATCACGCTCTTGGGAGTATCAGCGGAAAATTATTACTACGGAATGCAATTCGTCGTCATAAACATTTCCTATGGCATTGCCACACCGATCATCAGCCGATTATACCTGCCAGTGTTCTTCGGACTACAAAAGACGAGTACATATGAGTACTTGGAACTTCGGTTTGGGCCGCAAATCCGAATGTTGGCCTCACTGACTTATACTTTCCAGATGGTATTATACAATGGAATAGTGTTGTATGCACCAGCGATTGTTCTAGAATCAGTGACTGGACTGGACCGACTCATTTCTATTCTAGTCGTTGGATTAGTTTGTACATTCTATTCCACTCTGGGTGGAATGAAAGCAGTATTATTTACAGATCTCCTTCAATCCTTACTTATGTTTGTTGCTGTGTTTAGTGTTGTTGTATTTAGCGCGATGCAAGTTGGAGGTTTCGGTCAAATATTTGTGCTTGCTGCCGAAGGCGGACGATTGGATATGTTTAA TTTCAGTATAGATCCAACAGAACGGAACACTTGGTGGTCTCTTACATTTGGCGGCTTATTAACCTACCTATCATTATACGCTGTAAACCATACGcag GTACAACGATTGCTAACAGTGAGCACATTGGACCGTTCCCGACAATGTCTGTGGTGGAGTTGGCCCGTACTCTCTGTGCTCAGTATAGTTACGTGCATCAGTGGCATCGGGATATACGCCGCTTTCAAGGACTGCGATCCGCTCACATACCATGGAATTACTTCG ATGGATCAATTAATGCCATATTACGTGGTAAGTGCTATGAGGTCGGCACCGGGGCTTCCAGGGTTATTTGTGGCTGGAATTTTCAGTGCTTCGTTGTCTACTGTATCGGCTTCTTGCAACGCGTTAGCTGCCGTCACGCTTACTGACTACCTGAGCAG ATGGTGCGTTATACCTTCCTCGTATATACCATGGTTGACGAAGCTAGCCGCTTGCGCCTATGGTTTAATATTTCTGGCTCTCGCCTTTATGGCTGAATATTTGGGAGGAGTGCTTCAAGCCGCTTTTACGATATTTGGTGCAGTTGGAGGTCCACTATTCGGGGTATTCACGCTTGGAATGTTTACGACTTTCGCCAATGAAAGG ggtACTTCCATTGCTCTTTTGAGTGGCATGGCGTTAACTTTGTGGATCAGTTTTGGTGGGCCTCGTCCACCCCCTGTCAAGTTACCTCTGAGCTTGGAAGCTTGTCCATTTAATGTCACTGCCCCAGTGCCGGCAGCATTAAAAACTGTTGACTACTTCTATCCATACAGAATATCGTACTTGTGGACTAGCCcg ATCGGCTTCGTGTGGGTGCTAGCTGTGGGGTCCATAATATCGTTGTTATGGCGCCAGCAACACCCGTGGGAGCGAGCTATGAAACCGCATCCCGACCCTGCTCTCTTCACTCCGCCTTTAGCTAAAAGGCTGAGAGCTAAGTATGGAGACAAAGCAGAAGTGCag
- the LOC115456384 gene encoding odorant receptor Or1, producing MRPTRYFAVHYLLLRVLGLGWWHHPDEDNKSNFPGWYLYYSIVTQMVWVVGFVGLETIDPFVGEKDLDRFMFSLSFVITHDLTLIKLCIFYFRNAELQDIVHTLEIDLYQYYQNDNKNRKTIKLSRIFTGAFLFFGWMTIGNANVYGIIQDLRWKSIIKNLNDTAIKPVRTMPQPIFIPWPHQSDKSYIPTFALETVGLLWTGHIVMTIDTFIASVILHMSSQFAILREALVTAYDRTMAQLATNDSDGNLSINADTNYEEIDTEANEKIVKRFYTGPEIEKALENSLLNCLRQHQMLIGCVEKFSRTYSYGFMTQLLSSMAAICVVMVQVSQDASSFKSVRLVTSLAFFFAMIIQLAIQCFTGNELTLQAERISDAVMQSKWERMPPRLRRLLIIMMMRAQRPLRLTAAGFANMDNACFLSILKAAYSYYAVLSQKEVQV from the exons ATGCGGCCAACGCGTTATTTCGCGGTACATTATCTACTCTTACGAGTCCTCGGCCTAGGCTGGTGGCATCATCCTGATGAAGATAATAAGAGTAATTTCCCCGGCTGGTACttatattattctattgtaACCCAAATGGTGTGGGTTGTTGGTTTTGTCGGCCTCGAAACCATAGACCCTTTCGTCGGAGAAAAAGATCTAGACCGTTTTATGTTCAGTCTCTCCTTCGTCATAACCCACGATCTCACATTGATAAAACTTTGCATATTCTATTTCCGTAACGCCGAACTACAGGATATAGTTCACACCCTCGAGATTGACTTGTATCAATACTATCAAAACGATAACAAGAATCGAAAGACGATCAAACTATCACGAATATTCACCGGCGCTTTTCTTTTCTTTGGCTGGATGACGATAGGAAATGCGAATGTTTATGGAATTATTCAGGATCTTCGTTggaaaagtattataaaaaatttaaatgacacGGCAATAAAACCTGTTCGAACAATGCCCCAGCCCATCTTCATTCCTTGGCCGCACCAAAGCGATAAATCTTATATACCCACCTTCGCTCTTGAAACGGTGGGGTTACTCTGGACTGGGCATATCGTGATGACCATTGATACCTTCATCGCATCTGTAATACTTCACATGAGCTCTCAGTTTGCGATACTTCGTGAAGCATTAGTAACTGCTTATGACCGCACTATGGCCCAACTTGCTACCAATGACTCAGATGGCAATTTGTCTATAAATGCCGACACCAATTACGAAGAGATCGACACGGAAGCAAATGAGAAAATCGTAAAAAGGTTTTACACTGGTCCTGAAATAGAAAAAGCATTAGAAAATTCTTTACTCAATTGTTTGCGTCAACATCAAATGCTCATAGG ATGTGTGGAGAAATTCTCGAGAACTTATTCATACGGCTTCATGACTCAACTTCTGTCTAGTATGGCGGCTATTTGCGTGGTAATGGTACAAGTTTCG caAGATGCGTCAAGTTTCAAATCAGTAAGGCTGGTGACTTCTTTGGCGTTCTTCTTTGCTATGATAATACAGTTAGCCATACAATGCTTTACGGGCAATGAACTTACACTTCAG GCAGAACGTATATCAGACGCCGTGATGCAAAGTAAATGGGAACGAATGCCGCCACGTCTGCGTCGCTTGCTGATTATAATGATGATGCGCGCGCAGAGACCACTTCGGCTGACAGCCGCCGGATTTGCCAATATGGACAATGCATGCTTTCTTTCA atattgAAAGCTGCTTACTCTTACTATGCCGTGCTGAGCCAAAAGGAGGTCcaagtctaa
- the LOC115456385 gene encoding uncharacterized protein LOC115456385: protein MSVELVKANVEAGLQPQRSSRGPVRRGPGPPKKSIASRLWDLLQPLARLWGLVTAVVMSGAGTELWVLGYEVAPALLVGAALVLILETMWVAALFVDLLCRRGEYTLSLRCWDFMRWSCGRARAPFYACAATALLFANLRLLSTIAGGMLLVLAALRAAVPFSPYATHGPHSPRAGSSLLSQHDSPLPDVFYNAAHTEEDRSEEMTVLSIKTPERSRSVTPKPALVEF from the exons ATGAGTGTGGAACTTGTAAAAGCAAATGTCGAGGCTGGCTTACAGCCCCAAAGGTCCAGTCGAGGTCCAGTGCGGAGAGGACCTGGTCCCCCCAAAAAGTCAATAGCCAGTCGACTTTGGGACCTATTGCAACCACTAGCGAGATTATGGGGTCTCGTCACTGCTGTTG TAATGAGCGGCGCTGGAACGGAACTTTGGGTCCTGGGATATGAAGTAGCACCTGCTTTACT AGTGGGCGCAGCTCTAGTACTAATACTAGAGACGATGTGGGTGGCCGCGTTGTTCGTGGACCTTTTATGTCGCCGTGGGGAGTACACACTGTCCTTGCGGTGCTGGGACTTCATGCGGTGGTCGTGCGGTCGAGCGCGCGCTCCGTTCTACGCATGCGCCGCCACAGCACTGCTGTTTGCCAATCTCAGGCTATTGTCCACAATAGCag GTGGAATGTTACTAGTACTAGCGGCACTCCGAGCGGCTGTGCCTTTCTCTCCTTACGCGACCCACGGTCCACATTCGCCAAGAGCCGGCAGCTCCTTGCTAAGCCAGCACGACTCGCCGCTTCCCGACGTGTTTTATAACGCGGCACATACAGAGGAAGATAG GAGTGAAGAGATGACCGTTCTCAGCATCAAAACTCCAGAGAGGTCTCGTTCCGTCACACCGAAGCCAGCTCTTGTCGAGTTTTAA